A segment of the Corynebacterium liangguodongii genome:
CCGCGTAGGCCCAGGCCCTCGCACAAGTCCCGCTGCCAGAGGCGGACCGCCTCTGGCTCAGCGATGGGCTGGAACTTGTAGTAGAGCAGGATCTTGCTGGTCATGCCCCGTGATTGTAGTTCACGGCCTAGCCGACGATGTTCCCGTCATCGTCGTAGGTGAAGAAGCCCTGGCCGGCCTCTTGACCAACGTGACCCTTCTCGATCATGCTGTCGACGAGAGCGCCGAAGTTCTTATACCACTCGGCATCATTCGGGCGGGTCTCGCGGACGGCCTTGACGGTGCGCAGGCCGATCATGTCGATCGTCTCGAACGGCCCCATCGGTGATCCGGTGGAGTTGCGCCAGTCGAGGTCGACGTCCGCGGGCTCTGCTATATCGCTGCCGACGAGGTACATGCCCGCCTCAAGGAAAGGCACGAGGAGTGTGTTGAGAACGTAGCCTGGCTGTTCCTTCTTCAGCTTGATGGGAACCATCCCGATGCGCTCCGCGAACTCGCCGAGGATATCGACATAGGCCGGATCCGTGCCCTTATGCGGCATAACCTCAGCGGTGTTGTTCTTCCAGATGAGGTTGGCAAAGTGCAGCGCCAAGAACTGCTCCGCTCGCCCGGTCGCCTCGGCGAAATCGCTCGGCAGGAGGGTCGAGGTATTCGTCGCAAAGATCGCGCGTGCTGGGGCCGCCGCGCCGACCTTGGCCCATACCTCCCGCTTGATGGCGAGGTTCTCCGGCACGGCCTCGATCACCAGGTCGGCGTCGCGGACAGCCGCGGCGAGATCCGTGGTCAACGATAGGCGGCTGCGGCCCTCGGCCACCGCGCGCTCATCAATATCGTCTACCT
Coding sequences within it:
- a CDS encoding 3-hydroxyacyl-CoA dehydrogenase — translated: MEINKVAVLGAGVLGSQIALVTAIRGFEVVSWDISEEAVEAASQRYDKFGHRIAAEVDDIDERAVAEGRSRLSLTTDLAAAVRDADLVIEAVPENLAIKREVWAKVGAAAPARAIFATNTSTLLPSDFAEATGRAEQFLALHFANLIWKNNTAEVMPHKGTDPAYVDILGEFAERIGMVPIKLKKEQPGYVLNTLLVPFLEAGMYLVGSDIAEPADVDLDWRNSTGSPMGPFETIDMIGLRTVKAVRETRPNDAEWYKNFGALVDSMIEKGHVGQEAGQGFFTYDDDGNIVG